From the genome of Populus trichocarpa isolate Nisqually-1 chromosome 15, P.trichocarpa_v4.1, whole genome shotgun sequence, one region includes:
- the LOC18105744 gene encoding ATP synthase subunit gamma, mitochondrial produces the protein MAMAAALRREGRRFASPLISPQPFTPVRSALIPEEHVPLGVRSISTQVVRNRMKSVKNIQKITKAMKMVAASKLRLIQSRAEKSRGLWQPFTALLGDTPSVDVKKNVIVTVSSDKGLCGGINSTAVKVSRAINKLTSGPDKETKFVILGEKAKVQLIRDSKKSITICMTELQKNPLNYTQVSVLADDILKNVEYDALRIVFNKFQSVVSFLPTMTTVLSPEVVEREAESDGKLGDLDSYEIEGGETKGEILQNLAEFQFSCVLFNAVMENACSEQGARMSAMDSSSRNAGDMLDRLTLTYNRTRQASITTELSEIISGAAALEG, from the exons ATGGCGATGGCAGCTGCTTTGAGACGCGAAGGAAGGAGATTTGCCTCCCCTCTCATTTCCCCTCAACCATTCACCCCCGTCCGATCCGCTCTCATCCCCGA GGAGCATGTCCCTCTTGGAGTGCGTTCCATTTCAACTCAAGTTG TTCGGAATCGGATGAAAAGTGTCAAGAACATTCAGAAAATTACGAAGGCTATGAAGATGGTTGCAGCCTCAAAGTTGCGATTAATTCAATCTAGAGCTGAAAAATCTCGTGGCCTATGGCAACCATTTACTGCGCTTCTTGGAGATACTCCTA GTGTTGATGTAAAGAAGAATGTGATTGTCACCGTATCTTCGGACAAAGGTCTGTGTGGTGGAATTAACTCTACAGCAGTCAAGGTCAGCAGGGCCATTAACAAGTTGACTTCAg GTCCTGACAAAGAAACTAAATTTGTCATCTTGGGAGAAAAGGCAAAGGTGCAGTTGATACGTGATTCAAAAAAGAGCATTACAATATGCATGACAGAGTTGCAGAAGAATCCTCTGAATTATACCCAG gtCTCTGTTCTGGCAGATGACATTTTAAAGAATGTGGAATATGATGCTTTGAGGATTGTCTTCAACAAGTTCCAGTCAGTGGTCTCATTTCTTCCAACTATGACAACTGTATTATCTCCTGAG GTTGTGGAGAGAGAGGCTGAATCTGATGGGAAGCTTGGTGATCTTGATTCCTATGAGATTGAAGGTGGTGAAACAAAGGGTGAAATACTTCAGAATCTTGCCGAGTTCCAGTTTTCTTGT GTTCTGTTCAATGCGGTAATGGAGAATGCTTGCAGTGAGCAAGGTGCAAGAATGTCTGCTATGGACAGTTCAAGCAGAAATGCTGGAGATATGCTTGATCGCCTGACACTGACTTATAACAG AACTCGTCAAGCATCTATCACAACGGAGTTGAGTGAGATTATATCCGGAGCAGCTGCACTGGAGGGTTAA